Proteins from one Nitrobacteraceae bacterium AZCC 2146 genomic window:
- a CDS encoding putative oxidoreductase (product_source=KO:K15977; cog=COG2259; ko=KO:K15977; pfam=PF07681; transmembrane_helix_parts=Inside_1_89,TMhelix_90_112,Outside_113_126,TMhelix_127_149,Inside_150_162) — MIDNATVTRPSPPAAERLMSVQRALDRISYTWLALPLRFAVGTVFWNSAMAKLANWDTTLSLFTDEYRLPVVPPEVAAYMATAIELTTPILLVLGLMTRFAALGLLGMTAIIEIFVYPQAWPTHIQWAAMLLVLLCRGAGSFSIDHLLWRRFGYQQELRAGL, encoded by the coding sequence ATGATCGACAACGCAACGGTAACTCGGCCGTCACCGCCAGCAGCCGAAAGGCTCATGAGCGTTCAACGGGCGCTTGACCGCATTTCTTATACGTGGCTCGCGCTTCCACTGCGGTTCGCGGTCGGCACGGTGTTCTGGAACTCAGCGATGGCAAAGCTTGCGAACTGGGACACGACGCTGTCCTTGTTCACCGACGAATACCGATTGCCCGTGGTACCTCCGGAGGTAGCAGCCTACATGGCAACGGCCATTGAGCTGACGACACCGATCCTGCTTGTGCTCGGGCTGATGACAAGGTTTGCCGCCCTTGGGCTGCTCGGAATGACAGCCATCATTGAAATTTTTGTCTACCCGCAGGCTTGGCCCACCCATATCCAATGGGCTGCGATGCTTCTGGTTTTGCTATGCCGCGGGGCGGGTTCCTTCTCGATCGACCATTTGCTGTGGCGCCGATTTGGATATCAGCAAGAATTACGAGCTGGTCTCTGA